In Longimicrobium sp., a genomic segment contains:
- a CDS encoding type II toxin-antitoxin system PemK/MazF family toxin, translating into MQKRRPAVIVSRNRANRLLNRVQVVPLTTQVRRVHPGETIVKLNGGLRKAMATQITTAAKERIRDKAGSLSDTDLKRVEAALRIQLAL; encoded by the coding sequence ATGCAGAAGCGCCGTCCTGCCGTAATCGTGAGTCGAAACCGGGCGAACCGGCTGTTGAACCGAGTACAGGTTGTCCCGCTGACCACCCAGGTACGGCGGGTTCACCCCGGTGAAACCATCGTGAAGCTGAACGGTGGTTTGCGGAAAGCCATGGCCACCCAGATCACGACAGCCGCGAAGGAGCGCATCCGCGACAAGGCCGGGAGCCTGTCCGATACGGACCTGAAACGCGTTGAGGCCGCCCTCCGCATCCAGCTCGCTCTCTAA
- the glpK gene encoding glycerol kinase GlpK, whose translation MILAIDQGTTGSTCLILDADGQVRGRAYSEFTQHFPRPGWVEHDAGEIWEVTRRVARVAAEHAGIGLEGLSGIGITNQRETIVLWDRKTGQPVHRALVWQDGRTADACRTLKEAGHEARVRATTGLVIDPYFSATKLRWLLDNVPDARRRAEAGELAAGTIDSWLVWNLTGGRLHLTDPTNASRTLLYDLQTGAWDPAMLDLFGIPAAVLPEIRPSSEVYGSTSGDALGAEIAVAGIAGDQQSALYGHGCWAPGEGKNTYGTGAFLLVHTGDRPVASKHGLLTTAACGPRGERAYALEGSIFIAGAAVQWLRDGLGILGEAGETEALARSLETNDGVYFVPAFTGLGAPHWEPGARGTIVGLTRGSTRAHLARAALEAMAYSTLDVAAAMEGDAGVRLPELRVDGGATANDWLMQFQADVLGTPVRRPAMVEMTARGAAGLAGLATGVWATPEDFHAARPEESVFTPAVDESARAALLAGWRRALSAARAWAADEGR comes from the coding sequence ATGATCCTCGCCATCGACCAGGGCACCACCGGCTCCACCTGCCTGATCCTCGACGCTGACGGCCAGGTGCGCGGGCGCGCATACAGCGAGTTCACCCAGCACTTTCCGCGACCCGGCTGGGTGGAGCACGACGCGGGCGAGATCTGGGAGGTCACGCGGCGGGTGGCGCGGGTGGCGGCCGAGCACGCCGGCATCGGCCTGGAGGGGCTGAGCGGCATCGGCATCACCAACCAGCGCGAAACCATCGTCCTGTGGGACCGCAAAACCGGGCAGCCGGTGCACCGCGCGCTGGTGTGGCAGGACGGTCGGACGGCGGACGCCTGCCGCACACTCAAGGAGGCGGGGCACGAGGCGCGGGTGCGCGCGACGACGGGGCTGGTGATCGACCCCTACTTCAGCGCCACCAAGCTGCGCTGGCTGCTGGACAACGTGCCGGACGCACGCCGGCGCGCCGAAGCGGGCGAGCTTGCGGCGGGGACGATCGATTCGTGGCTGGTGTGGAACCTTACCGGCGGGCGCCTGCACCTGACGGACCCCACCAACGCCTCGCGCACCCTGTTGTACGACCTGCAGACGGGCGCCTGGGACCCCGCGATGCTGGACCTGTTCGGCATTCCCGCCGCCGTGCTGCCGGAGATCCGGCCCTCCTCCGAGGTCTACGGCTCCACCTCGGGCGACGCGCTGGGCGCGGAGATCGCCGTGGCGGGGATCGCGGGCGACCAGCAGTCGGCGCTGTACGGGCATGGGTGCTGGGCGCCCGGGGAAGGGAAGAACACCTACGGAACCGGCGCCTTCCTCCTCGTCCACACGGGCGACCGGCCGGTCGCGTCGAAGCATGGCCTGCTGACCACCGCCGCCTGTGGGCCGCGTGGCGAGCGGGCGTACGCGCTGGAGGGCTCCATCTTCATCGCCGGCGCCGCCGTGCAGTGGCTGCGCGATGGGCTGGGCATCCTGGGAGAGGCGGGGGAGACGGAGGCGCTGGCCCGCTCGCTGGAAACGAACGACGGCGTGTACTTCGTCCCGGCGTTCACCGGGCTTGGCGCGCCGCACTGGGAGCCGGGGGCGCGCGGGACCATCGTGGGGCTCACGCGCGGGAGCACGCGCGCGCACCTGGCGCGCGCGGCGCTGGAGGCCATGGCGTACTCCACGCTCGACGTGGCCGCGGCCATGGAGGGCGACGCGGGGGTACGCCTTCCCGAGCTGCGCGTGGACGGCGGTGCCACCGCCAACGACTGGCTGATGCAGTTCCAGGCCGACGTGCTGGGCACCCCCGTCCGCCGCCCGGCCATGGTGGAGATGACGGCGCGCGGCGCCGCCGGCCTCGCGGGCCTGGCGACCGGGGTCTGGGCCACGCCGGAAGACTTCCACGCCGCGCGCCCGGAGGAGTCCGTCTTTACGCCCGCCGTCGACGAGTCCGCACGGGCGGCCCTGCTGGCCGGCTGGCGCCGTGCCCTGAGCGCCGCCCGTGCCTGGGCCGCGGACGAGGGTCGGTGA
- the cysK gene encoding cysteine synthase A — MVRGKIYGDITETLGGTPLIQLNRIAAGLPGRIVVKHEGYNPFNSVKDRIGAAMVDDAIERGILKPGMVVVEPTSGNTGIGVAYAAVARGFRCIFTMPETMTVERRNMLRALGCKVVLTEGPKGMKGAIARAEEIAGKLGGRAWTPRQFDNPANPAIHYRTTGPEIWEDTQGQVDVFVAGVGTGGTATGVGRYLRERKPGVRIVVVEPAESPVISGGQPSPHKQQGIGAGFIPGNLDMQIFDEVVQVTNDDAIATARRLAREEAIFAGISSGSITWAALQIAARPEMEGKLIVSVICDFGERYLSNPVYADQPEPDFGEFQDALATPEPVPA; from the coding sequence ATGGTACGCGGCAAGATCTATGGGGACATCACGGAAACGCTCGGCGGCACCCCGCTGATCCAGCTCAACCGCATCGCGGCGGGGCTTCCCGGACGCATCGTGGTGAAGCACGAGGGCTACAATCCCTTCAACAGCGTCAAGGACCGCATCGGCGCGGCCATGGTGGACGACGCCATCGAGCGCGGCATCCTCAAGCCCGGGATGGTGGTGGTGGAGCCCACCAGCGGCAACACGGGGATCGGGGTGGCGTACGCGGCGGTGGCGCGCGGCTTCCGCTGCATCTTCACCATGCCGGAGACGATGACGGTGGAGCGCCGCAACATGCTCCGCGCGCTGGGATGCAAGGTGGTGCTGACCGAGGGGCCCAAGGGGATGAAGGGCGCCATCGCCCGCGCCGAGGAGATCGCGGGCAAGCTGGGCGGGCGGGCGTGGACGCCCCGGCAGTTCGACAACCCCGCCAACCCGGCCATCCACTACCGCACCACCGGGCCTGAGATCTGGGAAGACACCCAGGGGCAGGTGGACGTGTTCGTGGCGGGCGTCGGCACCGGCGGCACCGCCACGGGTGTCGGCCGCTACCTGCGCGAGCGCAAGCCCGGCGTTCGCATCGTGGTGGTGGAGCCGGCCGAGAGCCCGGTGATCTCTGGCGGGCAGCCCTCGCCCCACAAGCAGCAGGGGATCGGGGCCGGCTTCATCCCCGGCAACCTCGACATGCAGATCTTCGACGAGGTCGTGCAGGTGACCAACGACGACGCCATCGCCACGGCCCGGCGGCTGGCGCGCGAAGAGGCGATCTTCGCCGGCATCTCGTCGGGCTCCATCACCTGGGCGGCGCTGCAGATCGCGGCCCGGCCGGAGATGGAAGGCAAGCTGATCGTCTCGGTGATCTGCGACTTCGGCGAGCGGTACCTATCCAACCCCGTGTACGCCGACCAGCCGGAGCCCGACTTCGGCGAGTTCCAGGACGCCCTCGCCACGCCGGAGCCCGTTCCGGCCTGA
- a CDS encoding outer membrane beta-barrel protein: MNKTIASAFAAAALLAGASSASAQEAYSIRGPSLGAHVNFSAIQSDEGEGSSAERGIGGGLKLGFGVTDHITIFLRGDVASVAYEEDVEEMGADSYTLTNIDLGGRYSFASGANAALMPYVELGLSGTSIVDELTIEGETYDVSYSGGGLLLGFGLEYFVNRNVAVDGGLMLGKGRLTNFEFEGEPFDDAEDLDYTTVRMNLGLVFRL; encoded by the coding sequence GTGAACAAGACGATCGCAAGCGCGTTCGCCGCCGCCGCCCTGCTGGCCGGCGCCAGTTCCGCCTCGGCCCAGGAGGCGTATTCCATCCGCGGCCCAAGCCTTGGCGCGCACGTGAACTTCAGCGCCATCCAGAGCGACGAGGGCGAGGGGAGCAGCGCCGAGAGGGGCATCGGGGGCGGCCTGAAGTTGGGCTTCGGCGTAACGGACCACATCACCATCTTCCTGCGGGGCGACGTCGCGAGCGTGGCGTACGAGGAAGACGTGGAGGAGATGGGCGCCGACTCGTACACCCTCACCAACATCGACCTGGGTGGACGGTATTCCTTCGCTTCCGGGGCGAACGCGGCGTTGATGCCGTACGTGGAACTGGGGCTCAGCGGCACCTCGATCGTCGACGAGCTGACGATCGAAGGCGAAACCTACGACGTCTCGTATTCCGGTGGCGGACTGCTCCTCGGGTTCGGACTGGAGTACTTCGTGAATCGCAACGTGGCGGTGGATGGCGGCCTGATGCTGGGCAAGGGCCGGCTGACGAACTTCGAGTTCGAAGGCGAACCGTTCGATGACGCGGAAGACCTCGACTACACCACTGTGCGGATGAACCTGGGCCTCGTCTTTCGCCTGTAG